In the Silurus meridionalis isolate SWU-2019-XX chromosome 6, ASM1480568v1, whole genome shotgun sequence genome, one interval contains:
- the man2b2 gene encoding epididymis-specific alpha-mannosidase yields the protein MRRSRSCAAVIRRFEVGCKLLQCSLSAKMKLSPLFFVFFCVSVSLSLSTKPIQTFVIPHSHMDVGWVYTVQESMHAYASNVYTTVVEELTRVKSRTFIAVEQEFFRLWWDTTASQWHKKQVRQLLQEGRLEFIIGGQVMHDEAVTDIDDAILQLTEGHGFLYETFGVRPRFSWHVDPFGASATTPVLFALAGFDAHLISRIDYDLKDLMQKNKRLQFVWRGSSSLGDSQEIFTHTMDQYSYCTPSYLPFSNKSGFYWNGVAMFPDPPKDGVYPNMSIPVAKDTLEPYAQTMVTNIKQRAQWFQTSHVLWPWGCDKQFYNASVQFKNMDMLMNYINQHSKEFGVTVQYATLKDYFQALYQANMSWEVRGNQDFLPYSTEQFQAWTGFYASRNVLKGVARGASSLSYAAESLFVRYRIKYPDGPVQKEWAMDKLKAIRWAVSEVQHHDGITGTESPKVADMYMDHLTKGIMGVEELLAAMFLLPQNPGFPINSVTPELSKDLEQHIIVYNPLAWNITTYVNISVKYPMALVFDDNQNPVPAQIQPSAELPDAYDLFIVVELGGLQYRKYLIQFPQSKCHTGSTCGLTYSAKVVNFKRRNISKRKKTGRMLLPVLNDCYVLLFDQETNLLHSIKLRLKEKKVKIQQDFWEYKANGDVHAGPISDNYIFTANDSVPGYKSVSMQIIPGKIISEIRQYFYREESDKNHTYSVVTRVPVSFKDKLLCQRLDQSYVVGPLLVNREAVLRTTTSLRNNRTIYTDNNGYQMMKRKYKKYINNTLSHNYYPMVRGAYIEDDNSRLVQLSERAHGVASLNQGQIEVMLHRRLWNNQEWNLGYNLTLNDSSVVQPILWMMLGSAAEMTSLYPRAALQLQHRPVVLAIDKPEKPWSRRERWNGPTVQPIVFPQNLHLQYLSIPGWSYNPKHTQHLEDLNSGEEKTLKSDFDWVLLRITHLYEKGEDPILSKPTIINLKEVMQSIGEIKEVQERSLTGTWDIADLRRWSWRTIEKKQSTESSSSYKGVTKDFCVTISPKEIRTFLLFFK from the exons ATGCGCAGAAGTCGGTCATGTGCTGCTGTCATAAGACGGTTTGAAGTCGGGTGTAAACTGTTGCAGTGCAGTTTATCCGCAAAGATGAAGTTGTCACCgttgttttttgtcttcttcTGCGTATCCGTCTCCCTTAGTCTTTCAACAAAACCAATCCAGACTTTCGTCATTCCTCACAGTCACATGGATGTCGGATGGGTCTACACAGTGCAG GAGAGCATGCATGCTTATGCATCAAACGTGTACACCACCGTTGTGGAGGAGCTGACACGAGTTAAGAGTCGTACATTTATTGCGGTTGAGCAGGAATTCTTCCGACTTTGGTGGGATACCACAGCATCTCAGTGGCACAAGAAACAG GTGAGACAGCTTCTGCAGGAAGGGCGTCTGGAGTTTATCATTGGAGGTCAGGTGATGCATGATGAGGCAGTGACTGATATTGATGATGCCATCCTTCAGCTTACAG AGGGACATGGATTTTTGTATGAAACTTTTGGTGTCAGGCCTCGCTTCTCCTGGCATGTTGACCCATTTGGTGCTTCTGCTACCACGCCGGTTCTTTTTGCTCTGGCTGGATTTGATGCTCATCTCATCTCTCGTATTGACTACGACCTCAAAGATTTAATGCAGAAAAACAAG AGACTGCAATTTGTGTGGAGAGGGTCATCCTCATTAGGGGACAGCCAggagattttcacacacactatGGACCAGTACAGTTACTGCACACCATCATACCTGCCCTTCTCAAACAA GTCAGGGTTTTATTGGAATGGAGTTGCCATGTTTCCAGACCCACCTAAAGATGGTGTGTATCCCAACATGAGCATCCCAGTTGCGAAGGACACTTTGGAGCCCTATGCCCAAACCATGGTGACCAACATTAAACAAAGAGCCCAGTGGTTCCAGACCAGCCATGTTCTCTGGCCATGg GGATGTGACAAGCAGTTTTACAATGCATCAGTTCAGTTCAAAAATATGGATATGCTAATGAATTACATCAACCAGCATAGCAAGGAGTTTGGTGTGACAGTTCAGTATGCTACACTTAAAGATTACTTCCAAGCTTTGTACCAAGCAAATATGTCCTGGGAGGTGAGGGGTAATCAAGATTTTCTCCCCTATTCCACTG AACAATTCCAGGCATGGACAGGGTTCTATGCCTCCAGGAATGTTCTGAAAGGAGTTGCAAGAGGAGCCAGTTCTCTTTCCTATGCCGCAGAATCTTTGTTTGTGCGGTACCGGATCAAATATCCTGATGGCCCTGTCCAGAAAGAGTGGGCTATGGACAAACTCAAAGCCATCAGATGGGCTGTCTCTGAG GTTCAGCATCATGATGGCATAACAGGAACAGAATCCCCAAAAGTGGCTGATATGTACATGGATCACCTTACGAAAGGTATAATGGGAGTGGAAGAACTCTTGGCAGCCATGTTTCTTCTCCCTCAAAATCCTGGCTTTCCTATCAACTCGGTTACCCCAG AGTTGTCAAAGGATCTTGAGCAGCACATCATTGTGTACAACCCACTTGCGTGGAACATAACAACATATGTCaacatttctgtaaaatatCCAATGGCACTTGTGTTTGATGATAATCAAAACCCAGTTCCTGCTCAG ATCCAGCCATCTGCAGAGTTACCTGATGCTTATGACCTTTTCATTGTGGTGGAACTGGGTGGACTTCAGTACAGAAAATACCTCATCCAGTTCCCACAGTCAAAGTGTCACACTGGTTCTACTTGTGGACTCACTTACTCAGCGAAGGTGGTGAATTTTAAGAGACGGAACATTAGCAAGAGGAAGAAAACTGGGAGAATGCTGTTGCCTGTGCTTAACGATTGCTACGTACTGCTATTCGATCAGGAGACAAATCTTCTGCACAGTATAAAACTCAG gCTTAAGGAAAAGAAAGTTAAGATACAACAAGACTTCTGGGAATACAAGGCCAATGGAGATGTCCATGCTGGGCCTATTTCAGATAACTATATCTTTACAGCTAATGATTCTGTTCCTGGGTACAAGTCTGTCTCAATGCAAATAATTCCAGGGAAAATCATTTCTGAAATACGTCAGTATTTCTACAG GGAGGAATCTGATAAGAACCACACCTATTCAGTGGTCACCCGGGTGCCTGTGAGTTTCAAGGACAAGTTATTATGCCAGAGACTAGATCAAAGTTATGTGGTGGGCCCTCTACTGGTGAATAGAGAAGCGGTACTCAGAACCACTACTAGTCTGAGAAACAACCGGACAATATATACTGATAATAATGGCTACCAGATGATGAAGAGGAAATACAAGAAATATATTAACAATACATTATCCCAC AACTACTACCCAATGGTACGAGGAGCATACATTGAAGATGACAACAGCAGATTGGTGCAACTCAGTGAGAGAGCGCATGGGGTAGCTAGTCTCAACCAGGGACAGATAGAG GTGATGCTTCATCGGCGACTGTGGAACAACCAGGAGTGGAATCTGGGATATAATCTGACCCTGAATGACTCCTCAGTGGTGCAGCCCATCCTGTGGATGATGCTTGGCTCTGCTGCTGAGATGACTTCTCTATATCCACGAGCAGCACTACAGCTACAGCACAGACCTGTGGTTTTAGCTATCGACAAACCTG AGAAGCCATGGAGTAGGAGAGAGCGTTGGAATGGACCCACTGTCCAGCCTATAGTTTTCCCACAGAATCTCCACCTGCAGTATCTCAGTATTCCTGGTTGGAGCTACAACCCAAAACACACCCAGCACCTTGAGGATCTTAATTCTG gtgaagaaaaaacattgaaatcAGACTTTGACTGGGTTCTCTTGAGGATTACTCACTTGTATGAGAAAGGAGAAGATCCTATTCTGTCCAAGCCTACCATTATTAACCTCAAG GAGGTCATGCAGAGTATAGGGGAAATAAAGGAAGTCCAGGAACGTTCCCTTACAGGAACCTGGGACATTGCAGACCTccggagatggagctggaggacAATTGAGAAGAAACAGAGCACAG AGAGCAGCAGCTCCTATAAAGGTGTGACCAAGGACTTCTGTGTAACCATATCACCAAAAGAGATCAGAACTTTCCTGCTTTTCTTTAAATAG
- the ttc5 gene encoding tetratricopeptide repeat protein 5 isoform X1, which translates to MVSCLKMAEVDNDGEHKTSDKDDLQVLKELVDKLYHFRDHYFETHSVEDASRKQNDVVQEMNNVLMKLEEKEDLYKNSVQFLLLWGRCLNVAPQFSQAAEENLSRAVKLEPGLVEAWNTLGEQYWKKGDLTAAKTCFTGALQQSKNKVSLRNLSMVLRQLPPEGGGQEQGKRIMESVDLARQAVQLDVTDGTSWYILGNAYISLFFSSGQNPQMSQQALSAYSQAEKIDKASALNADLHFNRATLFQYEEMFSSALVGYSRAAALDPGWEEATEREKLLLKYLDQITALMENKGKVKARRLRNMLSSLSITALGPCASPQYRSPTGHTGSLELCTFTALKHGHNTGVAAMGKVVFSLATEGRMAFTFGMVDSEETCCVVMVYNTADGWGVLIGDTVVIPEPQVKRHSITHNDKSYNFRSIRVDSPLLLIVNGKRQALQTQTATSVSYKPHSE; encoded by the exons ATGGTTTCCTGTCTAAAGATGGCTGAAGTTGATAACGATGGTGAGCATAAAACATCTGACAAAGACGATTTGCAAGTATTAAAG GAACTTGTAGACAAACTTTATCACTTTAGGGATCACTATTTTGAGACACACAGTGTGGAAGATGCCAGTAGAAAACAAAACGATGTTGTCCAGGAGATGAACAATGTGCTGATGAAGCTGGAGGAGAAAGAAG ATCTCTACAAAAACAGTGTTCAGTTTTTGCTCCTTTGGGGCCGATGTCTGAACGTAGCTCCACAGTTCAGTCAGGCAGCAGAAGAGAACCTCTCGAGGGCAGTAAAACTGGAACCAGGCCTGGTGGAGGCGTGGAATACACTAGGCGAGCAGTACTGGAAGAAAGGTGACCTGACTGCTGCAAAGACCTGTTTTACTGGAGCACTGCAGCAG AGCAAAAATAAAGTGTCTTTGAGAAACCTCTCTATGGTACTGAGGCAGTTGCCTCCAGAAGGGGGCGGTCAGGAGCAGGGAAAGCGTATTATGGAGAGTGTGGATCTGGCTAGACAGGCTGTGCAGCTGGATGTCACAGATGGGACATCTTGGT ACATCCTAGGGAATGCCTACATCTCCTTGTTCTTCAGCAGTGGACAAAATCCTCAGATGTCTCAGCAAGCTCTTAGTGCTTATTCACAAGCT gAGAAAATTGACAAAGCATCTGCCTTAAATGCTGATCTGCACTTCAATCGCGCCACG TTGTTCCAGTATGAGGAAATGTTTAGTTCAGCTTTGGTTGGATACAGTCGAGCTGCAGCTCTTGACCCAGGCTGGGAGGAAGCTACTGAAAGAGAGAAGCTTTTGCTGAAATACCTAGACCAAATAACTGCTTTAATGGAAAATAAG GGAAAAGTAAAAGCTCGACGCCTGCGTAACATGCTCTCCTCCCTAAGCATTACTGCTTTGGGTCCCTGTGCCTCGCCTCAGTATCGCTCCCCGACAGGTCACACCGGAAGCTTGGAGCTTTGCACTTTCACCGCTCTTAAACACGGACATAATACCGGTGTTGCAGCCATGGGAAAGGTCGTCTTCAGTCTGGCAACAGAGGGCCGCATGGCCTT TACGTTTGGTATGGTGGACAGCGAGGAGACATGTTGTGTGGTCATGGTTTATAACACAGCTGATGGCTGGGGGGTGTTAATCGGAGACACAGTGGTTATACCTGAACCACAAGTGAAACGGCACAGCATAACACACAATGATAAG
- the ttc5 gene encoding tetratricopeptide repeat protein 5 isoform X2, with protein sequence MELVDKLYHFRDHYFETHSVEDASRKQNDVVQEMNNVLMKLEEKEDLYKNSVQFLLLWGRCLNVAPQFSQAAEENLSRAVKLEPGLVEAWNTLGEQYWKKGDLTAAKTCFTGALQQSKNKVSLRNLSMVLRQLPPEGGGQEQGKRIMESVDLARQAVQLDVTDGTSWYILGNAYISLFFSSGQNPQMSQQALSAYSQAEKIDKASALNADLHFNRATLFQYEEMFSSALVGYSRAAALDPGWEEATEREKLLLKYLDQITALMENKGKVKARRLRNMLSSLSITALGPCASPQYRSPTGHTGSLELCTFTALKHGHNTGVAAMGKVVFSLATEGRMAFTFGMVDSEETCCVVMVYNTADGWGVLIGDTVVIPEPQVKRHSITHNDKSYNFRSIRVDSPLLLIVNGKRQALQTQTATSVSYKPHSE encoded by the exons ATG GAACTTGTAGACAAACTTTATCACTTTAGGGATCACTATTTTGAGACACACAGTGTGGAAGATGCCAGTAGAAAACAAAACGATGTTGTCCAGGAGATGAACAATGTGCTGATGAAGCTGGAGGAGAAAGAAG ATCTCTACAAAAACAGTGTTCAGTTTTTGCTCCTTTGGGGCCGATGTCTGAACGTAGCTCCACAGTTCAGTCAGGCAGCAGAAGAGAACCTCTCGAGGGCAGTAAAACTGGAACCAGGCCTGGTGGAGGCGTGGAATACACTAGGCGAGCAGTACTGGAAGAAAGGTGACCTGACTGCTGCAAAGACCTGTTTTACTGGAGCACTGCAGCAG AGCAAAAATAAAGTGTCTTTGAGAAACCTCTCTATGGTACTGAGGCAGTTGCCTCCAGAAGGGGGCGGTCAGGAGCAGGGAAAGCGTATTATGGAGAGTGTGGATCTGGCTAGACAGGCTGTGCAGCTGGATGTCACAGATGGGACATCTTGGT ACATCCTAGGGAATGCCTACATCTCCTTGTTCTTCAGCAGTGGACAAAATCCTCAGATGTCTCAGCAAGCTCTTAGTGCTTATTCACAAGCT gAGAAAATTGACAAAGCATCTGCCTTAAATGCTGATCTGCACTTCAATCGCGCCACG TTGTTCCAGTATGAGGAAATGTTTAGTTCAGCTTTGGTTGGATACAGTCGAGCTGCAGCTCTTGACCCAGGCTGGGAGGAAGCTACTGAAAGAGAGAAGCTTTTGCTGAAATACCTAGACCAAATAACTGCTTTAATGGAAAATAAG GGAAAAGTAAAAGCTCGACGCCTGCGTAACATGCTCTCCTCCCTAAGCATTACTGCTTTGGGTCCCTGTGCCTCGCCTCAGTATCGCTCCCCGACAGGTCACACCGGAAGCTTGGAGCTTTGCACTTTCACCGCTCTTAAACACGGACATAATACCGGTGTTGCAGCCATGGGAAAGGTCGTCTTCAGTCTGGCAACAGAGGGCCGCATGGCCTT TACGTTTGGTATGGTGGACAGCGAGGAGACATGTTGTGTGGTCATGGTTTATAACACAGCTGATGGCTGGGGGGTGTTAATCGGAGACACAGTGGTTATACCTGAACCACAAGTGAAACGGCACAGCATAACACACAATGATAAG